ACATATTATTATCGCACGATCTTGAATCCTGAAAAGCCAATATATTTCCTATTGATTCGATTTGTTGCTTATTCTTTAAATACATTTGCTGTATTTGTaactctctgaaaatttaattttcagtgcaaaatgAGTGATgtgaaacatcaaattttggaTCTAGAGATTGATAAGAAAGTCAAATCGAGTTCTAGTTCGGtacgccaatttttttaaaatttcattttttaattcatgaTAGCTTGGAAATTAGTTAATTTTAGATCATTCAAGGGTTATGCTCAATTCAACTTTTATCTATGATCGCAGTTACCGCACACCACACAGCCATGccattttttgtacaaatgGCTAATACGGTAAGGatcttaattttcaattgccaAGAAAAAATCACTATTCAGAGCCATTTCCTTCCGACAACTTCGGTTTTTATGATGGAAGTTTTGAAGTTATTATTTTGCCtgataattgttttatttaaaacaaaaagttttgagaagtaAGATTCTGGGGAAAAAAGTAATGTTCCAACACACTTACAGAACTGGCAAAAAGCTATACGAAcacatttggaaaaatcgagtGGAAACCTTGAAAGTGTCGGTTCCAGCAGTGGTATATGCTATTCAGAACAATTTATACTACATTGCACTCGCGAATATTGATGCGACAACTTATTCGgtaatttttgcccaaaatgaaattaagaaaatatgGGATCAATATACCAAATtcaaactgtaaaaaattttttagaaatttttaaatttagtatgatttttttttgaattcttcatACAAATCACctaaattttggcatttttacaaaatgtttaatttttcttggcaatttttattgggttttcatagttttcattagtttatttaattttggcactgtttgtctttttttttaaattatgtttttgaaaagaaaatttggtaATCTCTAAGAAAAACgctgaaacattgaaattgaTCCAATTtctttgtagaaaaatgtccgaaaatgtgacaaataataattcaaattatgATATACAAACAAAAccgagaaaataaaattttaatcctAATTAtgccaaaatgccaaaatcttAGTTGACTTACgcgaaaactcaaaaatgatTCAGCACTTATAAGTTTATATTCTAAgttgatatttaaaaagaCATATTAACCGGACATTTtagtgattttattttttctgaaattcctgGAAATTAGATTACATgagaaaattcacgaaaaagtTACATAcgtggtattttttaaattttcaggtaactGTCCAATTACGCATATTGACCACCGCCCTTTTATCCGTCATTATATTAAACCAAAAGCTCTCCAATTATCAATGGCTGGCTCAGGGTATGGCTCTCATCGGTGTGGTTCTTGTGCAGGTATGCTCCTCCTGGAGTTATCGACTCTAAATTAATGCCTCCAATTTCAGATTGACAATTCTAACCCCCATGGGAAAGTATTCGGAAATTTCTGGCTAGGGATAACGGCTGTGTTTGGTATGTGCTGGACAAGTGGCTTTGCTGGTTGGTTACTGTACTTTGGACCTAAAATGAAGTAACTTTAAGGTGtctactttgaaaaaatgctgaaagaaTCGTCAGCTGACGTGTGGGTTCAGAATATCCGGCTTTCAACTTTAACACTGCTTTTTGCTGGGATCACAATGCTCTCTACAGACGGAGAAGCCGTTCTTACAGGTAAGAAGGCTTTAAGGAGCTCCTgctaaaggtggagtagcgccagcgggaaaattttttgtaaaccaCTCCTATTGTGCCAAAATgatcgaataaaaaaattttttgaacattttttatttacagtgaaaaagtgtcaattactaagtttttgccactcataattttgtaagtcgaccaaaaaaattgttttttctacattttttatactttaatttttattcaattatttgtattaaaacattgaagggatcggaacatgcgacattgttCTGGATTTCCTGAAAAgccgataatttttaaaattatggcaatttgtcaaacctttgaccaaaaattatgaaaaatctgaaatttttcagagtgttttattataatatttagttgttttggaatattataagtgtatttacaCAAAATCcctactggcgctactccaccttcaataaatttttgaaatttcaggaaaaatgttCTTTGGCTGGAATTGGATAGTGTGGTTTGTTACAATTGGTAATTCAATCGTAGGTCTTTGCATTTCGTTGGTAATGAAGTACGCCGATAATGTGATGAAGACGTATTGCCAATCGCTTGCAATAGGCCTCACAGCAATTGTGTCCATATTCCTTGGTGACCGAACTCTTAGTATAGATCTCATTTACGGAGTTCTACTTGTCACATCTTCTATTGTGGTATACTCACGGTTCCCGGCTACTACATCTACAAAATATGAGCCACTGGAACAGGACAGCgacgcagaaaaaaattaaga
This is a stretch of genomic DNA from Caenorhabditis elegans chromosome V. It encodes these proteins:
- the nstp-8 gene encoding Nucleotide Sugar TransPorter family (Product from WormBase gene class nstp;~Confirmed by transcript evidence) produces the protein MSDVKHQILDLEIDKKVKSSSSSIIQGLCSIQLLSMIAVTAHHTAMPFFVQMANTSHFLPTTSVFMMEVLKLLFCLIIVLFKTKSFEKTGKKLYEHIWKNRVETLKVSVPAVVYAIQNNLYYIALANIDATTYSVTVQLRILTTALLSVIILNQKLSNYQWLAQGMALIGVVLVQIDNSNPHGKVFGNFWLGITAVFGMCWTSGFAGVYFEKMLKESSADVWVQNIRLSTLTLLFAGITMLSTDGEAVLTGKMFFGWNWIVWFVTIGNSIVGLCISLVMKYADNVMKTYCQSLAIGLTAIVSIFLGDRTLSIDLIYGVLLVTSSIVVYSRFPATTSTKYEPLEQDSDAEKN